One region of Vallitalea okinawensis genomic DNA includes:
- a CDS encoding LacI family DNA-binding transcriptional regulator, with protein MMNIKKVAEFAGVSTATVSRVINSSGPVSEKNRVKVMEAINVLEYRPNTRAREFRMNRSNELITILNDICNPIFAEAIKGMEDVAYENKYHLLIGNTSNNKMREQKYLESLKMGKADGAILITPRIGKKALLELHDRVPIVLMNDYMVDEIIPSVGINDYGASYDMTQYIIKNGHLRIGYIAGNQKVSIAKERKKGFEMALKDNKIPLIDQWVFQAEHTIEGGYQVMKKMMNMADRPTALVCYNDEIAIGVIKCATEEGIKIPEHLSVVGFDNINTSTIISPALTTIHQSAYELGRQAVEMLITLINGEDLKKRRITLDYQLKIRDTVKKLMK; from the coding sequence ATGATGAATATAAAGAAAGTTGCAGAATTTGCAGGTGTTTCTACAGCTACGGTGTCAAGAGTAATTAATAGTAGTGGACCTGTATCTGAAAAAAATAGAGTAAAGGTTATGGAGGCTATAAATGTTCTTGAATACAGACCTAACACACGTGCTAGAGAATTTCGAATGAATCGATCGAATGAATTAATAACAATTCTGAACGATATTTGTAACCCTATATTTGCAGAAGCTATAAAAGGTATGGAAGATGTAGCCTATGAAAATAAATATCATCTTCTCATAGGCAACACCAGCAATAATAAGATGAGAGAACAAAAATACTTAGAATCTTTAAAGATGGGAAAAGCCGATGGAGCAATTCTTATCACACCAAGAATCGGCAAAAAAGCTCTATTAGAATTGCATGATCGGGTACCTATTGTTCTGATGAATGATTATATGGTTGACGAGATAATTCCATCTGTAGGCATTAATGATTATGGTGCCTCTTATGATATGACTCAATATATCATAAAAAATGGTCATCTTCGAATTGGCTATATTGCTGGGAATCAAAAGGTAAGTATTGCAAAAGAAAGAAAAAAAGGGTTTGAAATGGCCCTAAAGGATAATAAAATACCTCTTATTGATCAATGGGTTTTTCAAGCTGAACACACCATTGAAGGTGGTTACCAGGTAATGAAGAAAATGATGAATATGGCTGATAGACCAACAGCGTTGGTTTGCTATAATGATGAAATTGCCATTGGTGTGATTAAATGTGCAACGGAAGAAGGAATAAAGATACCTGAGCATTTAAGCGTAGTAGGGTTTGATAATATTAATACGTCAACAATTATCAGTCCAGCATTAACGACGATACATCAGTCTGCATATGAGTTAGGAAGACAAGCTGTAGAAATGTTGATAACACTTATTAACGGAGAAGATTTAAAGAAGAGAAGGATAACATTAGATTACCAACTTAAGATAAGAGATACAGTGAAAAAATTGATGAAGTAA
- a CDS encoding ComEC/Rec2 family competence protein: MREENMLASLEIYQMLIQHFEEQVGSNLKVIKEFHSSKLGNMHIEVYSPIINHIDFIQDRINQLYINSDRHSIDTLLSQIDKHLNKCSLVCMVSCNGRKTLLTSDIGLDYWDTLIPKEKLKANILKAPHHGDRAHLSKDYLKSIDPTYIVICADDEYTYELPSTDTHQFIESVLPHSKVRYTAENRERPDKIHKGIRLEIDACGTVCEKQL, translated from the coding sequence ATGAGAGAAGAAAACATGCTAGCTTCTCTAGAAATATACCAGATGCTAATTCAACATTTTGAAGAGCAAGTAGGCTCCAATCTAAAAGTGATTAAAGAGTTCCATAGCAGTAAATTGGGTAATATGCATATAGAGGTATATTCACCTATTATAAATCACATAGATTTCATTCAAGATAGGATTAATCAACTCTATATAAACTCTGATCGGCATTCAATAGATACATTATTATCACAAATCGATAAGCATTTGAATAAGTGTAGCCTAGTTTGCATGGTATCCTGCAATGGGAGAAAGACTCTTCTTACCTCTGACATAGGATTGGACTATTGGGACACCCTTATACCTAAAGAAAAACTCAAAGCTAATATATTAAAAGCACCCCACCACGGTGATAGAGCGCATTTATCTAAAGATTATCTGAAGTCAATTGATCCAACTTACATCGTTATTTGTGCTGATGACGAATACACTTATGAATTACCAAGTACTGATACACATCAATTTATAGAGAGTGTATTACCTCATTCTAAAGTGCGTTATACAGCAGAGAATAGAGAGAGACCTGATAAAATACATAAGGGAATTAGATTGGAGATAGACGCTTGCGGAACTGTTTGTGAAAAGCAACTGTGA